In bacterium, the genomic window CTGGACGCAGATCGCCGCCCTGAAGCGTGCATTCCCCGGGGAAACCGTCATCGGCAACGGGGATGTACGGGCGCCGGGGGATGCCGCCCGGATGCTCGCCGAAACCGGGTGCGACAGCGTGATGATCGGGCGGGCCGCCATGGGATGCCCCTGGATCTTCGCCGCCCTGAAGCGGGAGATCGCCCTCCCCGGCCGGGGCGAAGGAACCCGGGGCGTCCCTGCCTGCCCCGGCACTTGGCCATCCCTGGCCATCGCCGCCGATGCCCGGCGCGCCCTGATCCTGCGCCACGGCGAGGAGATGTTCCTTCGCAACGGCGAGCACGGGATCCGGGAGATGCGCAAGCATCTCGCCTGGTACAGCCGGGGGATCCAGGGCGCGGCCGCCTTCCGCTCGGAGCTGCCGAAGGTCGCTGACCCGGACTCCTTCCGGGCCGTCGTCGGGAGATTCTTTTGAGCGATCTCCTCCGGCAGACCCTGGAGTCGGTCAATGTCGGGATCCTCGTATTCGACCTCGCGGGAAAGCTGGCGTACATCAACCCCGCCGCCGAAGAGATCCTGCAGGGCTCCTCCCAGGCACTTGCCGGGAAACATTTCCGGACCCTTTTCCGGGGAAGTCCGGAGGCGGTCCGGATCGTCCGGAAGGCGATCGAGGAAAACACGCCGGTCACGGGCTTCGACGTGGCGTTGAAGCCGGTGGGCAGGAGGCAGCCGGTTCACCGCCGCGGAGCCGCTTCCATTCCGGTGATGCTCGGGGCCTCTCCCCTCTCCGGGGAGTCCGGCGAGCCGCAGGGGGCGGTCCTCTCGGTCAAATCGTCCGAGATCCTGTCGCTCGTGGGACAGGAGGAACGGGCGGCGGTCCGCGCCGAGGAGATGCAGATGCTGGCGTACGGGATCGCCCACGAGATCAAGAATCCCCTGGGCGGCATCCTGGGCGCGGCGCAGTGGATCCTGCGCGGGGAAGGCCCGGACGAGGACCGCGCCGAGGGAGTCCGGCTGATCCTTCGGGAAGCGCGACGGATCAACGACCTGGTGGAGAAGATGCTCGAAATGGGGAAAACGCCCCCGCCGCCGCGGCCCTTCGCCCTCCCCCCCCTGCTGCACGATGCGGAACAGCTCCTCCTCTCCGAGGCGCGGGAACAGGGGAAAGCGGTCCGGTTCGATCTCCGCGTGGACCCGAGCCTCCCCCCGATCTCCGGGCACCCGGACACCGTCTACCGGGCCCTCCTCAACATCCTGAAGAACGCCCTCGAGGCGATCGAGGGCGCGGGAACCGTGTCGATCGAGGCGCGGCTGAACGTCAACTACCGCTTCGCCCGGGGCCGGGGGAGAAAGCGCTCGTTCCTCGAGGTCGAGATCACCGACAGCGGGAAGGGGATGACCGAGGACGAGCTGCGCAAGGCGCTCCTCCCCTTCTACACCACGAAGGCGCACGGCACGGGGCTCGGCCTGGCGATGGCGCGACAGACGGTGACGCGGCTCGGCGGCAAGATGGAGATCCGCTCTTCTCCCGGCGTCGGAACCTCCGTAATCCTCTCCCTTCCGGTCGATCCGGGCAGAAAGGCCGCGGCGTGAAACGCATTCTCATCGCCGACGACGACGAGAGCATCCGCTGGGTTCTCCGTAAGACCGTCACCGGGATGGGTTTCGCCGCGGACCTCGCCGCGGACGGGGAGCAGGCCCTCGCTCTCCTGGGGAAGAACACGTACGCCGCCGCCTTCGTCGACATCCGGATGCCCGGCATGGAAGGGATCGAGGTGCTCGAACGCGTCGAGGCGCGCAAGTCCCCCACCCGCTTCTTCATCATGACCGCGGTCCATCGGCCCGACGTCGCCGCCCGCTCCACCCGCGCCGGCGCCGCGGAGTTCATCACCAAGCCTTTCGACCTGTCCGCCATCGAGGAACTCCTGCGCAACGTGGAGCGCGAAGCGTCCTCCCGGGAGAGCCCCTTCCGCCCCGAGGAACGGGAAGACTGGTCTTCGGCCCGGATCGTGGGAAAGAGCCGGGTCCTCCTCGAGATGTTCCAGAAAATCGGGAAGGTGGCCGACTCGGACGCCACCATCCTCCTCCTCGGGGAGCGCGGCGTCGGGAAGGAGCTGATCGCCCGGTGCGTCCACGACTTGGGGAGACGCCCAGGTCCCTTCGTGGCGGTGAACATCCCCGCGATACCCCGCGACTTGCAGGAGGTGGAGCTGTTCGGACACGAGAAGGGAGCGTTCACGGGCGCCGAAGACGCCCGGGAGGGGAAACTCGCGGCCACGCAGGACGGCACCCTTTTCCTCGACGAGATCGGCGACACGCCGCTCGACCTGCAGGCCAAGCTCCTGCGGGTGCTCCAGGAGCGGGAGTACACGCCCCTGGGGTCGAACCGGACGAGGCGGTTCCAGGGACGCATCATCGCGGCGACGAACCGGAACCTTCGGAAACTGGTGGCGGAAGGAAAGTTCCGGGAGGACCTCTTCGACCGCCTGAACGTCTTCCCCCTGCGCGTGCCTTCCCTTTCGGAACGGAAGGACGACATCCCGCTCCTGGCGGACCACTTCCTCCAAAAATATTGCGCCGTCCTCTCCCGCCCTCCGCGCTCCTTCTCGAAGGAGGCGGTCGAGGAGCTCTCCGCCCGCCCATGGAAGGGGAACGTGCGGGAACTCGAGAACTTCGTCCAGCGCCTGGCGGTCCTCTCCCCGGGCAAACTGCTGCGGCGCGACGACGTGGCGAGGGAGCTGGCCCGCTCGGACGGCACGCACGAGACCTCTTCCGCCACGATGGAGCAGCTTGTCGAGGAGCGGATCCGGGAGTTTTTCCGGCGGCTCGGTCCGGCGCTCGAATCCGAGACGCAGCTTCACGACCTGTTCGTCCGGCAGGTGGAACGTCCCCTCGTGAAGGTCGTCCTCGAGGCGACCGGGGGGAACCAGATCCGCGCGGCGGCGATCCTGGGGATCCACCGGAACACGCTGCGGAAGAAGGTAGCGGAGCTCGGGCTGGCCCCGAAGTCCCGGAAGAGGAAGGAGCCGTGACCGCCATGAGGCAACGGAACGGGACGCCCGTGATCCTTGCGTTCGGCGGGTTCGATCCGACCGGGGGCGCGGGGGTGTTGATGGACTACCGGGCGGCGGCCGCGGCCGGGGTACACGCCTGCGCGATCGTCTCGTGCCTCACGGTGCAGACCACCGCCTCCTTCACCCGCTTCGCATCCGTCCCGCGCGATGTCCTGGACGATTCCTTCGCCGCGGTCTCGAAGAGTTTTCCGCTGCGTGCCGTCAAGGTAGGGATGGTGGGGACCCGCGCCGCCGCGGAGGCGATCCTCTCCTTCGCCGCCGCGCACCGCGACCTTCCCCTTGTCCTCGACCCCGTGCTGCGCTCCTCTTCCGGGGCGCTGCTCCTGTCCCCGTCCGCGTTGCCGGCGTACCGTCAGCTTATCCGGCGCGCAGCGGTGCTCACGCCCAACCTGCCCGAGGCCGAAAAACTGCTGGATCGTCGGATCGGCTCCTTCGCCGACGCGGCCGAGGCGGCCGGGGAACTCTCCGAACTCACCGGGGCCTCCGTGGTACTCAAGGGAGGCCACTTCCCGTGGAGGGGACGCCGGGGGACCGACATCGTCTTTTCCGGCGGCCGGACCACGCTCCTTCCTCCGGTCGGCACCCGTAGGGGCGACCCGCACGGCACCGGATGCGCCCTCGCGGCGGCGATCGCCGCGCGGATCGCAACGGGGGACGCCGTCGTTCCCGCCGTCCTGGCCGCGAAATCCCTTCTTTCGAAACTGATCGTCGGCGGCTTCCCCTCGGCGGAGGGCCGCCCCACCCTGTTTCCGTGACCGGAGGTTCCCGATGCCTTTGCGACGCACCCTGCACATCGCCCTTTCCTCGCTCCTGCTCCTCCTGCTCGCCTCCTGCGCGGGCCGCGAAGTGAAGCCGACCCCGGTCGAGCCGCCCCGCAGGACGGTGAAGGTGGCCCTCGTCCTGGGGGCCGGCGCGGCCAAGGGATTCGCCCACGTGGGAGTGCTGAAGGTGCTCGAAGCGAACCACGTTCCCGTCCACATGATCGTGGGGACCAGCGTGGGGAGCTTCGTCGGAAGCCTGTACGCCTACGGCTACTCCGCTTACGACCTGCAGAAGATCGCCATGGGAATCGAAAAGGGGGAGATCGCGGACCTGACCGTTCCCGACAACGGGTTCGTGAAGGGGGAGAAACTCGAGGCGTACGTCAACAAGATGATTCGCGGCACGACGATGGAGAAATTGCGGACCCCCTTCTACGCGGTGGCCACCGACATCGGCTCCGGCAAGGAGATGGTGTTCGGGAAGGGGAACACGGGCTCGGCGGTGCGCGCGAGCTGCTCCATCCCCGGCGTCTTCCGGCCGGTGCGGATCGGCGACCGGACCTACGTCGACGGAGGCGTGGTGAGCCCCGTGGCGGTGGATGCGGCCCGGCGATTGGGGGCGGACGTGGTGATCGCCGTCGACATCTCCGGAGATGTTTCCGGCGCCATCCCCGAAGGCACGTTGGACACGATCTTCCAGTCGATCAACATAATGTACTCGAAGATCGCGGCGGCCCAGCTATCGCGGGCGGACGTGGTCATCAAGCCAAAGGTGGGATACATCGCCTCCGGCGACTTCACGAAGCGCCACGAGGCGATCCTGGAGGGGGAGAAGGCCGCCCAGGCCGCGCTGCCGAAGATCCAGGCGCTGCTGGGGGAATCCGCCGTCAAGTGATCGGCCAGAAACCAGGCTCCGCCTTTATAAAATCAGCGGTGCCCATTACCTTGGCATATGGAGCCGACAGGGCCGACATGAACGCGGCATGAACCTTGTCGGCCTTGACGATTTCCCCTTTGAACTGGAGATCGCGGGTCGCACAGCCATCTTCGATCACCGTGCAGGAAAAACCGAAGTCGAATGCGGCTCGCGTCGTCGCGTCTACGCACATATGGCTCATCGCCCCGCAAATGATCACTTTTCCAATCCCTTCGCTTTTCAGCCGATCGAGTAGCGGCGTCCCCCGGAAGCTGTTGGGAAACTGTTTTTCGATGACGGGTTCTCCGGCCGACGGCGTCACGGAGTCGTGGATGTTCACCCCGGGCGTCCCCGGCAAAAAGAAGGATGCGTCCGGGCGCATGGAAACATGCTTGATGTGGAATACCGGGAGGTGACGATGCCGGAACATCTGCAATATTTTCGCAGCATTCCGCGCAGCGGATTCCACCTCCACCAATTCCATCCTGCCGCCCGGAAAATAATCGTTCTGGATGTCGATCAACACGAGGCCGACGCTCATTCTTCCTCTCCTTTTGAAAAACAGCGGATCATCGTCTCTTTCACCTGCTCCAGCCACTCCTTGCGCTGTTTCTCCGTACTGGTTGCCAGGACACGGAACGTATGCCTGTGGAACGATTTGATGCCGCAAAGATCGAATATGCATTTTCGCCAAATCGATTCCAGTGGGTCGCCGAAAACCGCATTTTCCCGTTCCGGCGGAGTGTTCGAGGTGTTGAATACAACGGCCGTGCGGGCTTTCAACAGGCCGATGGGAACTCCGTCGCCGCTATCCCCTTCAAGGAAATTGTACGCGACACCGGGGCGGAAAACGCGGTCGACCCATCCCTTCAGGATGGCAGGAGGCTGTCCCCACCAGTTCGGATGCACGATGACGATGCCGTCCGCTTCCGCAATTTCGTCGCAATGCGTTTTCAATTCGGGTGGCAGGCCGATCCCGGAAGGAATTTCCGCGGCAGGAAGGACGGGATCGAACCGATCCGCATACAAATCATGGAACGATATCGCATGGCCGACGCCGCGAAGCGCCTGAACGGCCACTGCGGCAATAGCGTGATTGAAGCTTCCCTTATCGGGATGAGCAAGGATAACGGAGATTCTCATGTGTCTCCATTAGTCAAGCCAACGATTCGCTTGGACTGCAGGGCCACCTGGGTCAGGACGGTGCAGCCGTCAGCTCCAGCTTGTGGTTAGACCGCTACAAATAAAAAAAGGCCGGATCAACCGGCCTTATTTATCTTCTGCCTTGCGACTTTCACCAAGACGCGCAAGGCATCATTGACGGTCTTGGAATCCGGAAATAACTTCGCCACATCAGGATCGAGCAAAATAATGTTGCTGCCTTCATCATATTTCTTGGCATACTTGCCCCTAACTCCATGACTGAAATCGTATTCCGGTTTCATGTCCTCTGCCTTATTAGCCTTTTTCATATTCTTCCCTCTCGCGCCCTGTGGCGGGCCGTGCGCTGA contains:
- a CDS encoding ATP-binding protein gives rise to the protein MSDLLRQTLESVNVGILVFDLAGKLAYINPAAEEILQGSSQALAGKHFRTLFRGSPEAVRIVRKAIEENTPVTGFDVALKPVGRRQPVHRRGAASIPVMLGASPLSGESGEPQGAVLSVKSSEILSLVGQEERAAVRAEEMQMLAYGIAHEIKNPLGGILGAAQWILRGEGPDEDRAEGVRLILREARRINDLVEKMLEMGKTPPPPRPFALPPLLHDAEQLLLSEAREQGKAVRFDLRVDPSLPPISGHPDTVYRALLNILKNALEAIEGAGTVSIEARLNVNYRFARGRGRKRSFLEVEITDSGKGMTEDELRKALLPFYTTKAHGTGLGLAMARQTVTRLGGKMEIRSSPGVGTSVILSLPVDPGRKAAA
- a CDS encoding sigma-54 dependent transcriptional regulator, which translates into the protein MKRILIADDDESIRWVLRKTVTGMGFAADLAADGEQALALLGKNTYAAAFVDIRMPGMEGIEVLERVEARKSPTRFFIMTAVHRPDVAARSTRAGAAEFITKPFDLSAIEELLRNVEREASSRESPFRPEEREDWSSARIVGKSRVLLEMFQKIGKVADSDATILLLGERGVGKELIARCVHDLGRRPGPFVAVNIPAIPRDLQEVELFGHEKGAFTGAEDAREGKLAATQDGTLFLDEIGDTPLDLQAKLLRVLQEREYTPLGSNRTRRFQGRIIAATNRNLRKLVAEGKFREDLFDRLNVFPLRVPSLSERKDDIPLLADHFLQKYCAVLSRPPRSFSKEAVEELSARPWKGNVRELENFVQRLAVLSPGKLLRRDDVARELARSDGTHETSSATMEQLVEERIREFFRRLGPALESETQLHDLFVRQVERPLVKVVLEATGGNQIRAAAILGIHRNTLRKKVAELGLAPKSRKRKEP
- a CDS encoding hydroxymethylpyrimidine/phosphomethylpyrimidine kinase produces the protein MRQRNGTPVILAFGGFDPTGGAGVLMDYRAAAAAGVHACAIVSCLTVQTTASFTRFASVPRDVLDDSFAAVSKSFPLRAVKVGMVGTRAAAEAILSFAAAHRDLPLVLDPVLRSSSGALLLSPSALPAYRQLIRRAAVLTPNLPEAEKLLDRRIGSFADAAEAAGELSELTGASVVLKGGHFPWRGRRGTDIVFSGGRTTLLPPVGTRRGDPHGTGCALAAAIAARIATGDAVVPAVLAAKSLLSKLIVGGFPSAEGRPTLFP
- a CDS encoding patatin-like phospholipase family protein, translated to MPLRRTLHIALSSLLLLLLASCAGREVKPTPVEPPRRTVKVALVLGAGAAKGFAHVGVLKVLEANHVPVHMIVGTSVGSFVGSLYAYGYSAYDLQKIAMGIEKGEIADLTVPDNGFVKGEKLEAYVNKMIRGTTMEKLRTPFYAVATDIGSGKEMVFGKGNTGSAVRASCSIPGVFRPVRIGDRTYVDGGVVSPVAVDAARRLGADVVIAVDISGDVSGAIPEGTLDTIFQSINIMYSKIAAAQLSRADVVIKPKVGYIASGDFTKRHEAILEGEKAAQAALPKIQALLGESAVK
- a CDS encoding cysteine hydrolase family protein, which codes for MSVGLVLIDIQNDYFPGGRMELVEVESAARNAAKILQMFRHRHLPVFHIKHVSMRPDASFFLPGTPGVNIHDSVTPSAGEPVIEKQFPNSFRGTPLLDRLKSEGIGKVIICGAMSHMCVDATTRAAFDFGFSCTVIEDGCATRDLQFKGEIVKADKVHAAFMSALSAPYAKVMGTADFIKAEPGFWPIT
- a CDS encoding NAD(P)H-dependent oxidoreductase, translated to MRISVILAHPDKGSFNHAIAAVAVQALRGVGHAISFHDLYADRFDPVLPAAEIPSGIGLPPELKTHCDEIAEADGIVIVHPNWWGQPPAILKGWVDRVFRPGVAYNFLEGDSGDGVPIGLLKARTAVVFNTSNTPPERENAVFGDPLESIWRKCIFDLCGIKSFHRHTFRVLATSTEKQRKEWLEQVKETMIRCFSKGEEE